Proteins encoded together in one Anticarsia gemmatalis isolate Benzon Research Colony breed Stoneville strain chromosome 1, ilAntGemm2 primary, whole genome shotgun sequence window:
- the LOC142981193 gene encoding uncharacterized protein LOC142981193 isoform X3, which translates to MKFNYLFAPVVKMGDKRCQGWCPALQGLFSVSRARCERESGTMIDVARSWLQSHEDAQVSSQHRSFSHSRYRGHTRDSSQVMLASVLVVVGLWWLVRTVLGLLINLVCPLLVVVLAVVCVPQLRAPLLGQNYPVLANLLRNILIKMAETLKS; encoded by the exons ATGaagttcaattatttatttgctccTGTTGTTAAAATGGGCGATAAGCGCTGTCAAGGATGGTGCCCAGCTCTTCAAGGATTG tTCAGTGTCTCCCGCGCACGATGCGAACGAGAGAGTGGCACCATGATTGACGTCGCCAGATCTTGGCTTCAAtcgcacgaagacgctcaggtATCATCACAACATCGATCCTTCTCCCACTCCAGGTATCGGGGCCACACTCGTGATAGTTCACAG GTGATGCTAGCAAGCGTATTAGTGGTTGTGGGGCTCTGGTGGCTGGTGCGTACCGTCCTCGGCTTGCTCATCAACTTGGTGTGTCCGCTGTTGGTCGTGGTACTTGCAGTT GTTTGTGTGCCCCAGCTCCGAGCGCCATTACTTGGCCAAAACTATCCGGTACTAGCGAACCTGTTGCGGAACATACTGATCAAGATGGCCGAGACGCTCAAATCGTGA
- the LOC142981193 gene encoding uncharacterized protein LOC142981193 isoform X1: MVPSSSRIDDRGRERVVSRSLYTSLYYATQVIEDIANGLNSEYLCQRRLNRQRGGHDFSVSRARCERESGTMIDVARSWLQSHEDAQVSSQHRSFSHSRYRGHTRDSSQVMLASVLVVVGLWWLVRTVLGLLINLVCPLLVVVLAVVCVPQLRAPLLGQNYPVLANLLRNILIKMAETLKS; encoded by the exons ATGGTGCCCAGCTCTTCAAGGATTG ACGACCGCGGACGCGAGCGCGTTGTAAGCCGCAGTTTGTACACGTCCCTGTATTACGCCACTCAAGTGATTGAGGACATAGCCAACGGCTTGAACTCTGAGTACCTGTGCCAAAGACGTCTTAATAGACAACGTGGTGGCCATGAT tTCAGTGTCTCCCGCGCACGATGCGAACGAGAGAGTGGCACCATGATTGACGTCGCCAGATCTTGGCTTCAAtcgcacgaagacgctcaggtATCATCACAACATCGATCCTTCTCCCACTCCAGGTATCGGGGCCACACTCGTGATAGTTCACAG GTGATGCTAGCAAGCGTATTAGTGGTTGTGGGGCTCTGGTGGCTGGTGCGTACCGTCCTCGGCTTGCTCATCAACTTGGTGTGTCCGCTGTTGGTCGTGGTACTTGCAGTT GTTTGTGTGCCCCAGCTCCGAGCGCCATTACTTGGCCAAAACTATCCGGTACTAGCGAACCTGTTGCGGAACATACTGATCAAGATGGCCGAGACGCTCAAATCGTGA
- the LOC142981193 gene encoding uncharacterized protein LOC142981193 isoform X2, translated as MVPSSSRIDDRGRERVVSRSLYTSLYYATQVIEDIANGLNSEYLCQRRLNRQRGGHDFSVSRARCERESGTMIDVARSWLQSHEDAQVMLASVLVVVGLWWLVRTVLGLLINLVCPLLVVVLAVVCVPQLRAPLLGQNYPVLANLLRNILIKMAETLKS; from the exons ATGGTGCCCAGCTCTTCAAGGATTG ACGACCGCGGACGCGAGCGCGTTGTAAGCCGCAGTTTGTACACGTCCCTGTATTACGCCACTCAAGTGATTGAGGACATAGCCAACGGCTTGAACTCTGAGTACCTGTGCCAAAGACGTCTTAATAGACAACGTGGTGGCCATGAT tTCAGTGTCTCCCGCGCACGATGCGAACGAGAGAGTGGCACCATGATTGACGTCGCCAGATCTTGGCTTCAAtcgcacgaagacgctcag GTGATGCTAGCAAGCGTATTAGTGGTTGTGGGGCTCTGGTGGCTGGTGCGTACCGTCCTCGGCTTGCTCATCAACTTGGTGTGTCCGCTGTTGGTCGTGGTACTTGCAGTT GTTTGTGTGCCCCAGCTCCGAGCGCCATTACTTGGCCAAAACTATCCGGTACTAGCGAACCTGTTGCGGAACATACTGATCAAGATGGCCGAGACGCTCAAATCGTGA